Proteins encoded by one window of Sulfurimonas crateris:
- a CDS encoding mechanosensitive ion channel domain-containing protein, giving the protein MKKTLFYLLIASSLLFSNSVTIDKNMSEQDIQKIKLAQEDAKREKIAQYISELKNIEERIAKKDSVWMKSYSSYLTSLDVRESLEKIVERINYLEKKKNKTLSEIDELSALIAREKILTSQIEKLKKKDSSPFSDLLTPPNIDEIPAIKNPFDIFVGISLIKTLDRDFNDYVLKKDELKELIALLRSEIRIYGEILSLDEQSEYREKAELKLKQLERFESALDTMKVTADVYQKRLDIIEVSINKEVEAQIFKIAKIGVVILVVFVFFFLLKLFVKKYITDNERFYMANKIITFVNFTLIVLILFFNYIENVSYLVTILGFASAGIAIAMKDWFMSILGWLVIVFGGSIHVGDRIRVDMDGMQYVGDVMDISLLRMTILEDITLTSVTNNRRAGRIIFVPNNYVFTRMIANYTHSTLKTVWDGVHITITYDSNHKKAMHLAKEITKKFSKGYTDITRKQLNKLRNQYSLKNTNVEPRIFSFIEPNGIVIDAWYLTNAYATLTLRSVISTEIVDAFMAEDDITIAYPTQMLHLEQPAKRTPPFATNEEIV; this is encoded by the coding sequence ATGAAAAAGACACTCTTCTATCTGTTAATAGCATCATCACTTCTCTTTTCAAACAGCGTTACAATCGACAAAAATATGAGCGAGCAGGATATCCAGAAGATAAAACTTGCCCAAGAGGATGCAAAAAGAGAAAAAATTGCACAATATATCTCCGAGCTAAAAAATATTGAGGAGAGGATAGCAAAAAAAGATAGCGTCTGGATGAAGAGCTACTCATCATACCTTACTTCTCTGGACGTTAGAGAGAGTCTGGAGAAGATAGTAGAGAGAATAAACTATCTTGAAAAAAAGAAGAACAAAACTTTAAGTGAGATCGATGAGCTCAGTGCACTTATTGCAAGAGAGAAGATCCTTACATCCCAGATAGAGAAGCTCAAAAAAAAGGACAGCTCTCCGTTCTCAGACCTTTTGACCCCTCCAAATATTGACGAAATACCTGCAATAAAGAATCCGTTTGATATTTTTGTAGGTATATCGCTTATAAAGACTCTGGATAGGGACTTTAACGACTATGTGTTGAAAAAAGATGAACTAAAAGAGCTTATCGCCCTCTTGAGATCAGAAATACGCATATATGGAGAGATACTCTCTCTTGATGAGCAGAGCGAATATAGAGAAAAAGCAGAACTAAAACTAAAGCAGCTTGAGAGATTTGAATCTGCTCTTGACACCATGAAGGTCACGGCTGATGTCTATCAAAAAAGATTGGACATCATCGAAGTCAGCATCAACAAAGAGGTTGAGGCTCAAATATTTAAAATAGCCAAGATAGGCGTCGTCATTCTTGTAGTATTTGTCTTCTTCTTCTTGCTTAAGCTATTTGTCAAAAAATATATAACCGACAATGAACGCTTCTATATGGCGAACAAGATCATCACTTTTGTCAATTTTACGCTTATTGTCTTGATTCTGTTTTTCAACTACATTGAAAATGTCAGTTATCTTGTCACTATTTTGGGATTTGCTTCCGCAGGTATTGCTATTGCCATGAAAGATTGGTTTATGAGCATACTCGGTTGGCTTGTAATCGTCTTTGGCGGAAGCATACATGTCGGTGACAGAATACGTGTTGATATGGACGGTATGCAGTACGTCGGCGATGTTATGGATATATCGCTTCTTCGTATGACCATTCTTGAGGATATTACGCTCACGTCAGTTACCAATAACAGAAGAGCTGGAAGAATTATATTTGTGCCAAACAACTATGTCTTTACGAGAATGATAGCAAACTATACACACAGCACTCTTAAGACTGTTTGGGATGGTGTTCATATTACGATCACCTATGATTCAAACCATAAAAAAGCGATGCATCTTGCAAAAGAGATAACCAAGAAGTTCTCTAAAGGCTACACTGACATTACAAGAAAACAACTTAACAAGCTTCGTAATCAGTACAGTCTTAAAAATACAAACGTAGAGCCTAGAATATTCTCTTTTATAGAGCCAAACGGCATTGTCATAGACGCGTGGTATTTGACAAATGCTTATGCTACTTTAACGCTTAGAAGCGTTATCTCCACGGAGATTGTGGATGCATTTATGGCAGAGGATGATATAACCATAGCATACCCTACTCAGATGCTTCACCTTGAGCAGCCTGCCAAGAGAACTCCTCCTTTTGCAACAAATGAAGAGATCGTATAA